In Fusarium fujikuroi IMI 58289 draft genome, chromosome FFUJ_chr08, one genomic interval encodes:
- a CDS encoding related to dienelactone hydrolase and related enzymes translates to MYADISKPPAPLPQAKPQTVGEGITLLPPLSRRGHGPGLVILSPDSEKHFEIIEGVPSALLKWAEEGYAVVEIQAKAFNRDAGEVLSDALKALRGCEQLEKDSKIGLIAYDPKLWNQVAGSVNNSGLVGAVIYANDADLAGLEKSSIPMLRHIAGRTAIIERSDGLTTYSYSSAKSHLMATPFQDDFDYWIESLSHTRNLTFLKPLTNGPYFDLEAIWDEHTYYEFADRSVEHTMSTMVDQPYVNHVPTLTGGIGRKSLTTFYRDNFIFQNSDDTELELISRTIGIDRVVDEFLYKFTHNKTIDWLLPGVPPTDKKMEVPFTAVVNIRGDRLYHEHIAWDQGTVLAQLGLIPQYLPFPYPVAGQKEGAKYEYRVPVTGLDTAAKMRDRNSVASNEMFSYKVREI, encoded by the exons ATGTACGCCGACATTTCAaagcctcctgctcctcttccCCAGGCCAAGCCTCAGACTGTTGGTGAGGGGATTACTCTTCTGCCTCCACTTTCGAGACGGGGTCATGGACCTGGCCTTGTTATTCTGAGTCCTGACTCGGAGAAGCATTTCGAGATCATTGAGGGTGTTCCTTCTGCTCTTTTGAAGTGGGCTGAGGAGGGgtatgctgttgttgagataCAAGCGAAGGCGTTTAACAGAGATGCTGGTGAGGTGTTGAGTGATGCATTGAAGGCTCTGAGGGGTTGTGAGCAATTGGAGAAAGATAGCAAGATTGGACTTATTG CATATGACCCCAAGCTATGGAACCAGGTAGCCGGCTCAGTCAACAACTCTGGTCTAGTAGGTGCAGTGATCTACGCCAACGATGCAGACCTTGCAGGCCTTGAGAAATCCAGCATCCCCATGTTGCGCCACATTGCAGGCCGCACAGCCATCATTGAGAGAAGTGATGGCCTCACAACATACTCATACTCCAGCGCAaaatctcatctcatggCAACACCATTCCAAGATGACTTTGACTACTGGATTGAGTCTCTATCACACACAAGAAACTTGACGTTTCTCAAGCCTCTTACCAACGGTCCCTACTTTGATCTTGAAGCTATCTGGGATGAGCATACCTATTATGAGTTTGCGGACCGCTCGGTTGAGCATACGATGAGCACTATGGTTGATCAGCCATATGTTAACCACGTACCTACA CTTACGGGTGGCATCGGCCGCAAGTCACTTACAACTTTCTACCGCGATAACTTCATCTTCCAAAACTCAGACGACACAGAACTTGAACTCATCAGCCGCACAATCGGTATTGACCGAGTAGTCGATGAATTCCTCTACAAGTTCACACATAACAAAACAATCGACTGGCT ACTTCCCGGCGTTCCACCAaccgacaagaagatggaagtcCCCTTCACAGCAGTGGTAAACATCCGCGGTGATCGCCTCTACCATGAGCATATCGCATGGGATCAAGGTACTGTTCTTGCGCAACTGGGCTTGATACCGCAATATCTTCCCTTCCCGTATCCTGTTGCAGGACAGAAGGAGGGTGCCAAGTATGAGTATCGCGTGCCTGTGACGGGTCTTGATACAGCGGCGAAGATGAGGGATAGGAATTCTGTGGCTTCGAATGAGATGTTTAGCTACAAGGTTCGGGAGATTTAG
- a CDS encoding related to D-arabinitol 2-dehydrogenase: MATDALHDVRPMFELRGRNYIVTGGAQGIGFACTRAICEMGGNVAVLDIQKEPTAEFNTLSEKFSAKTVYIQTDVTSQESINAAFDRVLKEFETIDGVVPAAGIAIDKPFLDQTWEEFTRIQDINVRGTFFVAQLAARQMVKQGTGGSMVLLASQSAHIGLPGYRMAAYNASKGGILMLSKALAVELAPKGIRVNTISPGFVDSEMTRTVRELKSKREGEQMWLAPPNQRLSTQNDLTGAVIYLLSDAARHTTAADIPITGGLHAGTIDGLISYENN, encoded by the exons ATGGCTACAGACGCTCTCCACGATGTCCGTCCCATGTTTGAGCTCCGCGGGCGAAACTACATCGTCACCGGTGGAGCTCAGGGCATTGGTTTCGCTTGCACGCGAGCTATTTGCGAAATGGGCGGCAATGTTGCTGTGTTAGATATCCAAAAAGAGCCTACTGCCGAGTTCAACACGTTGAGTGAAAAGTTCTCTGCCAAGACTGTTTACATCCAAACGGATGTCACGTCACAGGAGAGCATCAATGCGGCTTTCGACAGGGTATTGAAGGAGTTTGAGACTATCGACGGTGTTGTACCCGCTGCGGGTATCGCTATTGATAAGCCGTTCCTGGATCAGACTTGGGAGGAGTTTACCCGCATCCAAGACATCAAT GTACGAGGAACATTCTTTGTAGCTCAACTTGCGGCCCGCCAGATGGTTAAGCAAGGCACAGGCGGAAGCATGGTCCTCCTCGCCTCCCAATCCGCACACATCGGCCTTCCCGGCTACCGCATGGCGGCATACAACGCCTCAAAGGGCGGTATCCTCATGCTTTCCAAAGCCTTGGCCGTTGAGCTAGCACCAAAGGGTATCAGGGTGAACACCATCTCTCCAGGATTTGTGGACTctgagatgacgaggaccGTTCGTGAGCTTAAGAGtaagagggagggagaaCAAATGTGGTTGGCGCCACCGAATCAGAGATTGAGTACACAGAATGATCTCACGGGGGCGGTTATTTACTTGTTGAGTGATGCGGCGAGACATACTACTGCGGCGGATATTCCGATTACTGGCGGATTGCATGCTGGTACTATTGACGGATTGATTAGTTATGAGAACAACTAG
- a CDS encoding dienelactone hydrolase family protein: protein MASHPPAACCTIANLHEGTPKGNVVKVGNVTGYLAKSPKESKQAVLYLPDIFGIWQNSKLMADAFAAEGYTCLVVDTFNGDPVPSEMPEGFDIMKWLGEGSDGKNPHTAEAVDPIVVSGIEYLKSIGITQIAAVGYCLGAKHLIRHYKDGINVGFIAHPSFVESEELAAITGPLSIAAAELDDLFTVEKRHESEGILSKSKQDFQINLFSGVHHGFAVKGDMKDKRQLFAKEQAFNQAVSWFKRHFE, encoded by the exons ATGGCTTCTCATCCCCCTGCTGCGTGCTGCACTATTGCCAACCTCCATGA GGGAACTCCCAAAGGAAACGTTGTCAAAGTCGGCAATGTCACCGGATACCTAGCAAAGTCACCCAAAGAGTCCAAGCAGGCTGTCCTATACCTCCCAGACATCTTCGGAATCTGGCAAAACAGCAAACTCATGGCCGATGCCTTCGCTGCTGAGGGTTACACAtgtcttgttgttgacaCTTTCAACGGCGATCCCGTGCCATCGGAGATGCCTGAGGGCTTCGACATTATGAAGTGGCTTGGTGAAGGCTCCGATGGAAAGAATCCCCACACGGCGGAAGCTGTGGACCCCATCGTCGTCTCTGGTATTGAGTACCTCAAAAGCATTGGTATTACTCAGATTGCTGCCGTTGGATACTGTTTGGGAGCTAAG CACCTCATTCGTCACTACAAGGATGGCATCAACGTTGGATTCATTGCCCATCCCTCCTTCGTTGAATCAGAGGAGTTGGCTGCTATTACTGGCCCTCTGTCCATCGCAGCCGCAGAGCTCGATGACCTCTTCACAGTAGAGAAACGCCATGAGAGTGAAGGCATCCTGTCCAAGTCAAAGCAGGACTTCCAAATCAATCTATTTTCTGGAGTTCATCACGGTTTTGCTGTCAAGGGAGATATGAAAGACAAGAGGCAATTGTTTGCCAAGGAGCAAGCGTTCAACCAGGCAGTGTCTTGGTTCAAGAGACATTTTGAGTAA